A region from the Hylaeus volcanicus isolate JK05 chromosome 6, UHH_iyHylVolc1.0_haploid, whole genome shotgun sequence genome encodes:
- the LOC128878197 gene encoding cytochrome P450 4C1-like, which yields MITGILFIILVGLLVHYAALQYGRRGRRINKIPGPRMAPLIGNLLDFQTSPAEIWKHMRHLADEYYPIYRLWFGTTPTVNLRHPDDIEIILGSPKYIHKSNMYDPVVPWLNTGLLTSSGTKWHQRRKILTPAFHFNILQQFVHVFVEESNYLIDSLKNEGGPSVQELVPFYSKHTLSIVCKTAMGTSLRDKGSFQPKYRKAVHDMGQLVIYRITRPWFQSEFLFNLVPQGWHQAKVLQILHKFTTEVIEERKNYHNQTNNRYLSNFKEDSNQTDDDIDEKIGKRRLTMLDLLIETHRKNQIDDEGIREEVDTFMFTGHDTTATALTYITMLLAEHKEVQDRARAEINKVLNEIDGKVTMSTLQNLPYLDRCIKESLRLYPSAPSISRHLETDVQLKNYTLPAGAVVIVHIIDVHRDPNFWPNPEVFDPDRFLPENVEGRHPYAYVPFSAGPRNCIGQRFAMLKVKATLLFLLHNFYLEPIDHLKNVSIDINLTLQPTRSPKVKFVPIQTTE from the exons ATGATTACcggtatattatttatcatactTGTCGGATTGCTTGTACACTATGCTGCTCTACAGTATGGAAGGCGTGGAAGGAGGATTAATAAGATACCAGGTCCTCGAATGGCACCATTGATCGGAAATTTGTTGGACTTTCAGACTTCACCGG CTGAAATTTGGAAACATATGCGTCATCTTGCCGATGAATATTATCCAATTTATAGACTTTGGTTTGGTACGACGCCAACCGTAAATCTTCGCCACCCGGACGACATCGAG ATCATTCTTGGAAGCCCGAAATACATCCATAAAAGCAATATGTACGATCCCGTGGTACCTTGGTTAAACACTGGACTTCTTACCAGTTCAG GTACCAAGTGGCATCAACGCAGGAAGATATTGACGCCCGCCtttcatttcaatatattGCAACAATTCGTTCACGTTTTCGTTGAGGAATCGAACTATTTGATCGACTCGTTGAAGAACGAAGGGGGACCATCCGTACAAGAATTGGTACCTTTCTACAGCAAGCACACTTTGTCCATAGTATGCA AAACGGCAATGGGAACTTCGTTGCGCGATAAAGGGAGCTTTCAACCCAAGTATCGAAAAGCTGTACACGATATGGGACAGCTTGTAATATACAG AATAACAAGACCGTGGTTTCAATCAGAATTTCTCTTCAATCTCGTTCCCCAAGGATGGCATCAAGCTAAAGTACTACAAATATTGCACAAATTTACTACAGAG GTCatcgaagaaaggaaaaattatcACAATCAGACCAACAATCGATACCTATCGAATTTTAAGGAGGATTCAAATCAAACGGATGATGACATTGACGAAAAAA TTGGCAAAAGAAGGCTTACTATGCTCGATCTTCTGATAGAAACTCATCGAAAGAATCAGATAGACGACGAAGGTATCAGAGAAGAAGTAGACACATTTATGTTTAcg GGACACGATACCACGGCGACTGCCCTTACCTATATCACTATGCTTCTAGCCGAACACAAAGAAGTACAG GATCGAGCCAGAGCCGAAATAAACAAAGttctaaatgaaattgacgGCAAAGTAACCATGTCCACTTTGCAAAATCTGCCATATCTCGACAGATGTATCAAAGAAAGTCTTCGGCTTTATCCAAGCGCACCAAGTATATCTCGTCATCTGGAAACAGACGTACAATTAA AAAATTACACATTACCAGCTGGTGCTGTAGTCATCGTGCACATAATAGACGTGCACAGGGATCCAAACTTCTGGCCAAATCCAGAAGTTTTCGATCCGGACAGATTTTTGCCTGAGAATGTGGAAGGACGTCATCCATATGCTTATGTACCTTTTAGTGCTGGTCCGCGTAATTGCATAG gaCAACGATTCGCTATGTTAAAAGTAAAAGcaacgttattatttttattacataatttctatttagaacCCATTGATCATCTCAAAAATGTATCTATTGACATCAATCTCACTCTACAACCTACACGTAGTCCCAAAGTGAAATTCGTTCCCATTCAAACCACGGAATGA
- the LOC128878199 gene encoding uncharacterized protein LOC128878199 isoform X2 has product MKYIKASEKKNSICKDTDTTISSICEKPREKDSVCTDTKSNISSICDNKISTSSTCVCMKGIQKYKMPYNVCLKAEQELSETSSLSSSNLKQIFTEVHCTSPKLIHSYEEQMHCTPDQEEVDIYNFDLIEAHPREEPQIRTKDLAPPGHNITLILPESNNKLETSFDSLSICDDKSENINDLTYTHSTLELFWNVLHYGMNKKIPEKYTTDLFQVKTEESSCSCPNILYNSKDYKNVFPDINTCTMCCSHEVSRNKVKIIYSCIYFI; this is encoded by the exons atg aaatatataaaagcatcagagaagaaaaatagtaTTTGTAAAGACACTGACACAACTATTTCATCGATTTGTGAGAAACCAAGAGAGAAAGATAGTGTATGTACAGACACAAAATCGAACATATCATCAATTTGTGACAATAAAATTAGCACATCCAGTACTTGTGTATGCATGAaaggaatacaaaaatataagatGCCTtacaatgtttgtttaaaagcTGAACAAGAATTATCAGAGACATCTAGTCTATCATcttcaaatttgaaacaaatttttactgAAGTCCATTGTACTAGTCCAAAATTGATACATTCATATGAAGAACAAATGCATTGTACACCAGATCAGGAAGAagtagatatttataattttgatctAATCGAAGCTCATCCTAGAGAAGAACCTCAAATAAGAACTAAAGATTTAGCACCACCTGGACACAACATAACTTTAATTCTTCCAGAATCTAATAACAAACTTGAAACTAGCTTTGACTCCCTAAGTATATGCGATGACAagtctgaaaatataaatgactTAACATATACTCACAGCACATTAGAACTTTTCTGGAATGTACTGCACTAtggaatgaataaaaaaatacctGAAAAATATACTACAGACCTCTTTCA AGTTAAGACGGAAGAGTCATCGTGTTCATGTccaaatatattgtataatagcaaagattacaaaaatgtattcccAGATATAAATACTTGTACTATGTGTTGTTCACATGAAGTATCACGAAATAAGGTAAAAATCATATACTCctgcatatattttatataa
- the LOC128878199 gene encoding uncharacterized protein LOC128878199 isoform X1, giving the protein MFFTYMKKYIKASEKKNSICKDTDTTISSICEKPREKDSVCTDTKSNISSICDNKISTSSTCVCMKGIQKYKMPYNVCLKAEQELSETSSLSSSNLKQIFTEVHCTSPKLIHSYEEQMHCTPDQEEVDIYNFDLIEAHPREEPQIRTKDLAPPGHNITLILPESNNKLETSFDSLSICDDKSENINDLTYTHSTLELFWNVLHYGMNKKIPEKYTTDLFQVKTEESSCSCPNILYNSKDYKNVFPDINTCTMCCSHEVSRNKVKIIYSCIYFI; this is encoded by the exons atgttttttacatatatgaagaaatatataaaagcatcagagaagaaaaatagtaTTTGTAAAGACACTGACACAACTATTTCATCGATTTGTGAGAAACCAAGAGAGAAAGATAGTGTATGTACAGACACAAAATCGAACATATCATCAATTTGTGACAATAAAATTAGCACATCCAGTACTTGTGTATGCATGAaaggaatacaaaaatataagatGCCTtacaatgtttgtttaaaagcTGAACAAGAATTATCAGAGACATCTAGTCTATCATcttcaaatttgaaacaaatttttactgAAGTCCATTGTACTAGTCCAAAATTGATACATTCATATGAAGAACAAATGCATTGTACACCAGATCAGGAAGAagtagatatttataattttgatctAATCGAAGCTCATCCTAGAGAAGAACCTCAAATAAGAACTAAAGATTTAGCACCACCTGGACACAACATAACTTTAATTCTTCCAGAATCTAATAACAAACTTGAAACTAGCTTTGACTCCCTAAGTATATGCGATGACAagtctgaaaatataaatgactTAACATATACTCACAGCACATTAGAACTTTTCTGGAATGTACTGCACTAtggaatgaataaaaaaatacctGAAAAATATACTACAGACCTCTTTCA AGTTAAGACGGAAGAGTCATCGTGTTCATGTccaaatatattgtataatagcaaagattacaaaaatgtattcccAGATATAAATACTTGTACTATGTGTTGTTCACATGAAGTATCACGAAATAAGGTAAAAATCATATACTCctgcatatattttatataa
- the LOC128878199 gene encoding NHP2-like protein 1 homolog isoform X3, whose protein sequence is MTDEVNPKAYPLADATLTAKILNLVQQAMNYKQLRKGANEATKTLNRGLSEFIVMAADAEPLEILLHLPLLCEDKNVPYVFVRSKQALGRACGVSRPVVACSVTVNEGSQLKPQIQAIQQEIERLLV, encoded by the exons ATG ACTGACGAAGTTAATCCAAAAGCATATCCTTTGGCTGATGCAACGTTAACGGcgaaaatcttaaatttagtACAGCAAGCaatgaattataaacaattaagaaaaggaGCTAACGAAGCAACAAAGACATTAAATCGTGGTTTATcggaatttattgtaatggCTGCTGATGCAGAGCCATTAGAAATTTTACTGCATTTACCATTATTatgcgaagataaaaatgttccaTATGTATTTGTTAGGAGCAAACAAGCTTTAGGTCGTGCTTGTGGAGTATCCAGACCTGTTGTTGCTTGTTCGGTAACAGTTAACGAAggctcacaattaaaaccacAAATTCAAGCTATACAGCAAGAAATTGAACGCCTCTTAGTTTAA